The following proteins are co-located in the Cutaneotrichosporon cavernicola HIS019 DNA, chromosome: 3 genome:
- the URA7 gene encoding uncharacterized protein (Catalyzes the ATP-dependent amination of UTP to CTP with either L-glutamine or ammonia as the source of nitrogen): protein MADPDIARRIPSPTSTLPLPRALRHSKSFTQLARFIGFSTIDPDADADADDQLPTDSGSEVGDEHEDDNASPVDDDPEVDEESLMWDAQTALIAHQPALAAKYYATAALPPYSSPAACLALGNLLARGSGLAQPEDSPQSTVAKPKTDSGSPSRSWLSSFFRVHHAPAPVSTPAPVESPKEEFPGLRTTHLSSNGWELPKDGNRVVRNVEAMGKAAGWLVLGVGQVLETEADRAVKPVERPRKGSVDDGAVVFDFKGKGRAHSHHNLTQVISHPATGGVNNNAPYGESDLTIAVKRIRLLYDLLTPLVQMYRHGHIQRHDPVALPPISHSQLPRALNPKGDKERGRNAWHLGSAVASKLLDLPLLTSTVSLGREANARRQGVLIMANYIRGLTSSLEVAEVCCKNVIRLGPCGLDLPDDLIRQAFRRLKSILKTTGGSPLSSSDADSFPFPPTPGEPRRRESNASWVSAADSNMTASLRLMSPVKSSASLASLAFDNPIVESTPTGPRQGAAATLRGIQQSQRRVQSSREAASALKQPWWPTLEGLSMATPRETVQRTPRDETQRRPRPREFESFSKTETKKPQLRIIASSPQLRSGIPMSPPTRRRLPFEPKEAVASIDPELAALELASALTKHVQCGVCGADGVNFPNCRKCGLTFCSRPCRISETGAGNGKR, encoded by the exons ATGGCAGACCCAGACATAGCACGCCGCATCCCTtctcccacctccactcttccccttcctcgtGCCCTTCGCCACAGCAAATCGTTCACCCAGCTTGCGCGCTTCATTGGTTTCTCAACCATCGACcctgacgccgacgccgacgccgatgaTCAGCTGCCGACCGACTCTGGCAGCGAAGTCGGAGACGAACACGAGGATGACAATGCGTCACCAGTTGATGACGATCCAGAGGTCGACGAAGAGTCCCTAATGTGGGACGCGCAG ACGGCTCTCATTGCGCATCAACCAGCCCTCGCCGCAAAGTACTATGCTACCGCAGCGTTGCCTCCGTACTCATCGCCAGCAGCCTGTCTCGCGCTTGGAAATCTCCTCGCGCGAGGCTCTGGGTTGGCCCAGCCTGAAGATTCGCCACAGAGCACCGTCGCCAAGCCCAAAACCGACTCGGGTTCACCATCTCGGTCTTGGCTGTCGTCATTCTTCCGGGTTCATCATGCACCTGCTCCTGTATCCACTCCGGCTCCTGTGGAATCTCCAAAAGAAGAATTTCCGGGTCTTCGCACCACGCACCTGTCTTCAAACGGCTGGGAGCTACCCAAGGATGGCAACCGCGTCGTGCGCAATGTTGAGGCCATGGGCAAAGCCGCTGGATGGCTGGTCCTAGGTGTCGGACAAGTTCTCGAAACCGAGGCTGACCGCGCTGTGAAGCCAGTGGAACGTCCACGCAAAGGAAGTGTGGACGATGGTGCTGTCGTCTTCGActtcaagggcaaggggcGTGCACACTCTCACCACAACCTTACCCAGGTGATCAGCCATCCAGCGACTGGGGGAGTCAACAACAACGCACCTTATGGCGAAAGCGATCTAACCATTGCGGTCAAACGGATCAGACTTCTG TATGATCTCCTCACTCCGTTGGTTCAGATGTATCGTCACGGTCACATCCAGAGACACGACCCCGTTGCCCTTCCCCCCATATCTCACTCCCAACTACCTCGcgccctcaaccccaaggGAGATAAAGAAAGAGGCCGCAACGCCTGGCACCTTGGCTCCGCAGTCGCGAGCAAGCTTCTCGATCTCCCACTCTTGACTTCGACTGTGAGCCTCGGCCGGGAAGCAAACGCTCGTCGCCAGGGCGTTCTTATCATGGCCAATTACATT CGTGGCTTGACCTCGTCTCTTGAAGTTGCAGAAGTGTGCTGTAAGAACGTTATCCGCCTTGGGCCATGCGGTTTGGACCTTCCAGACGACCTCATTCGCCAAGCGTTCCGTCGCCTCAAGAGCATTCTCAAGACGACTGGCGGCTCGCCTCTATCTTCAAGCGACGCAGACTCGTTCCCGTTCCCACCCACGCCTGGCgaacctcgtcgccgcgaATCTAACGCATCCTGGGTGTCGGCTGCTGACAGCAACATGACTGCGTCACTGCGACTCATGTCACCCGTCAAGTCGAGTGCTTCCCTagcctccttggcctttgACAACCCTATCGTCGAGAGCACTCCAACTGGCCCCCGCCAAGGTGCGGCCGCCACGCTCCGTGGCATCCAGCAGTCTCAGCGTCGCGTGCAGAGCTCGCGCGAGGCAGCTTCGGCGCTCAAACAGCCGTGGTGGCCGACACTCGAGGGTTTGTCCATGGCCACCCCTCGCGAGACTGTGCAGAGGACCCCCCGTGACGAAACGCAgcgtcggccgcgtcctcgcgaGTTCGAGTCGTTCTCCAAGACCGAGACCAAGAAGCCTCAGCTCCGCATTATCGCGTCCTCCCCGCAGCTCCGCTCGGGGATCCCGATGTCACCTCCCACCCGTCGTCGACTGCCATTTGAGCCCAAAGAGGCGGTTGCGTCAATCGACCCCGAGTTGGCGGCCCTTGAACTCGCTAGCGCCCTCACGAAGCACGTACAGTGTGGCGTCTGCGGTGCTGATGGTGTCAATTTTCCCAACTGCCGGAAATGTGGCCTTACCTTCTGCTCGCGCCCTTGTCGCATCAGCGAGACAGGAGCCGGCAATGGCAAGCGGTAA
- the ENO1 gene encoding uncharacterized protein (Enolase, N-terminal domain) — MSVINKVVARQIFDSRGNPTVQVDLYTDKGFFHAEVPSGASTGAHEAVELRDGGKDYVGKGVLKAVKNVNEIIGPALIESKLPVTSQKEIDDLMIKLDGTPNKGKLGANAILGVSMAVTEAGAADKGLPLYAYIASLAGVKEPYILPCPSFNVINGGSHAGNALAFQEFMLLPTGASSFTEAMKMGSETYHVLKKVIVKKYGIDAVNVGDEGGFAPNVSGAEESLDLLTEAISAAGFTGKIQIGLDVASSEFYKDGKYDLDFKNPNSDSSKWLTGAQLADLYHGYCDKYDICSIEDPFHEDDFDAWAHYMQTAKIQIVGDDLLVTNPLRIKTAIEKKACNALLLKINQIGTISESIQAVQLSQSNGWGVMTSHRSGETESTFIADLSVGLRTGQIKTGAPCRSERTAKYNQLLRIEEQIGAGAVYAGGKGLSKGTEAPALQSE; from the exons ATGTCTGTCATCAACAAGGTCGTCGCCCGTCAG ATCTTTGACTCTCGTG GCAACCCTACCGTCCAGGTTGACCTCTACACCGACAAGG gcttCTTCCACGCTGAGGTCCCCTCGGGCGCTTCCACTGGTGCCCacgaggccgtcgagctccGTGACGGTGGCAAGGACTACGTCGGCAAGGGAGTTCTCAAGGCCGTCAAGAACGTCAACGAGATCATTGGTCCTGCCCTTATCGAGTCCAAGCTGCCCGTCACCTCGCAGAAGGAGATTGACGACCTCATGATCAAGCTTGATGGCACCCCTaacaagggcaagctcggcgccaacgccatcctcggcgtctCGATGGCCGTCACCGAGGCCGGTGCTGCCGACAAGGGCCTCCCCCTCTACGCGTACATTGCATCGCTTGCCGGCGTCAAGGAGCCCTACATCCTTCCCTGCCCCTCGTTCAACGTCATCAACGGTGGCTCGCACGCCGGCAACGCTCTCGCCTTCCAGGAGTTCATGCTCCTTCCCACCGGCGCTTCGTCGTTCACCGAGGCTATGAAGATGGGCTCGGAGACCTACCACGTCCTTAAGAAGGTCATCGTCAAGAAGTACGGCATTGACG CGGTCAACGTTGGTGACGAGGGTGGCTTCGCTCCCAACGTCTCGGGTGCAGAGGAGTCGCTTGACCTCCTTACCGAGGCCATTTCCGCCGCCGGCTTCACTGGCAAGATCCAGATCGGCCTCGATGTCGCGTCGTCCGAGTTCtacaaggacggcaagtACGACCTCGACTTCAAGAACCCCAACTCGGACTCGTCCAAGTGGCTCACCGGagcccagctcgccgacctctACCACGGCTACTGCGACAAGTACGACATCTGCTCGATTGAGGACCCCTTCCacgaggacgactttgacgcTTGGGCCCACTACATGCAGACCGCCAAGATCCAGATTGTCGgtgacgacctcctcgtcaccaacCCCCTCCGTATCAAGACCGCCAttgagaagaaggcgtgcaacgccctcctcctcaagaTCAACCAGATCGGCACCATCTCGGAGTCGATCCAGGCCGTCCAGCTCTCGCAGTCGAACGGTTGGGGTGTCATGACCTCGCACCGCTCGGGCGAGACCGAGTCGACTTTCATTGCCGACCTCTCGGTTGGTCTTCGCACTGGCCAGATCAAGACTGGTGCCCCGTGCCGCTCGGAGCGCACTGCCAAGTACAACCAGCTTCTCCGCATTGAGGAGCAGATTGGTGCGGGTGCCGTCTACGCCGGCGGCAAGGGTCTCTCGAAGGGTACCGAGGCCCCTGCTCTCCAGTCGGAGTAA
- a CDS encoding uncharacterized protein (chitin synthase) has product MDIGDLYRGSPQGPVPRRRDPYDLGAPPVPPNIGRMDSRNNATPPPGSYPPTYPPSTGGHENPFQHPSDNVGDWGSPPPVPPPPQPYAQLGRTESNQSYSTPYMPDPRLASPPQLFPASSSAPSFSQSGHYGHPLEDDTNDAQPLLNSHSRPNPIINAHSTPFPSHAPYDPPMPPDGGGRVHFDQPYGDHGWNEQERNNLHYGPPPARVLRRNRTQKRVQLFRGNLVLDADIPSKLLDMCNIKEGNEFTKMRYSAVTCQADDFVKEKYSLRQTLYERERKVELFIVVTMYNEEDDLFCRTMRGIMQNVAYLCTKSKDSATWSKDGWKKVVVCIVSDGRLNINKRTQSVLAALGVYQDGVAKNVVNNKPVVAHLYEYTTQCWIDKNLQVVPGRDKAFPVQLIFCLKEKNAKKINSHRWFFNAFGEHLQPNVCVLLDAGTMPGAQSIYHLWKAFDNNRSIGGACGEIVALKGKLGRNLLNPLVAAQDFEYKMSNILDKPLESAFGYITVLPGAFSAYRYEALQNDKEGNGPLEKYFYGEKMHDTNAGIFKANMYLAEDRILCWELVSKRGASWTLHYVKSASAITDVPDEVPELVSQRRRWLNGSFFAAVHSIAHFHYIYRSSHSPMRMFWLHVELLYQVIANVFGWFALGNYYIAFIVLSKSMEFSVKLAPGEPAFDEYGNRKTNKIFYWINQPLQYLYLALLLLCFLLSLGNRPAGSKKGYTISMIGFALITVYMIFAAVWLTVAGINQITKNGASVGELVQDTTFRNIVMSLLATYGLYVVASLLAFDPRHMVTSFVQYLLLAPSYINVLNVYAFSNVHDVSWGTKGSDKVSEDLGVVKSSGDSGEVTVDVFSEQKDLNAIYEAELAVLRTPVPKQVKKSGSEQQRQEDYYKNFRTNVLLWWTLSNAALAIVILRVGVDGQFKIAQTYMAVMLYTVAGLAFFRFLGLVVYLVVRLFMI; this is encoded by the exons ATGGACATTGGCGACCTTTATCGAGGCTCCCCTCAAGGACCCGTTCCCCGCCGTCGCGACCCATACGACCTTGGTGCTCCTCCCGTCCCCCCAAACATTGGTCGCATGGACAGCCGCAACAACGCCACGCCCCCGCCGGGCTCATATCCGCCCACCTACCCTCCCTCGACTGGCGGACATGAGAACCCCTTCCAGCACCCCAGCGATAACGTCGGTGACTGGGGTTCACCGCCCCCAgtcccccctcctccccagccATACGCCCAGTTAGGCCGCACGGAGAGCAACCAGAGCTACTCGACGCCCTACATGCCCGACCCCCGGCTCGCGTCGCCACCTCAGTTGTTCccagcgtcgagctcggcgcccaGTTTCTCCCAGTCGGGCCACTACGGCCATCCTCTCGAGGATGACACGAACGACGCGCAGCCGCTACTTAACAGCCACTCGCGGCCGAACCCCATCATCAATGCGCATTCCACTCCATTTCCATCCCATGCCCCTTACGAcccgcccatgccgcccGATGGAGGTGGACGCGTGCACTTTGACCAGCCCTACGGCGACCACGGGTGGAACGAGCAAGAGCGCAACAACCTGCACTACGgtccgccgccggcgcgcgtgCTCCGCCGTAACCGTACGCAGAAGCGTGTCCA GCTGTTCCGTGGcaatctcgtcctcgacgccgacatccCGTCCAAGCTTTTGGATATGTGCAACATCAAAGAAGGCAACGAGTTCACCAAGATGCGCTACTCGGCGGTAACGTGCCAAGCAGACGACTTTGTCAAAGAGAAGTACTCGCTTCGTCAAACTCTGTACGAACGggagcgcaaggtcgagctcttcatcgtcgtcaCAATGTACAACGAAGAAGACGACCTGTTCTGCCGGACCATGCGCGGTATCATGCAGAACGTTGCATACCTGTGCACCAAGAGTAAGGACTCTGCGACGTGGTCCAAGGACGGTTGGAAGAAGGTCGTTGTCTGCATCGTGTCAGACGGGCGCCTGAACATCAACAAGCGTACACAGTCGGttctcgcggcgctcggcgtgTACCaggacggcgtcgccaAGAACGTTGTCAACAACAAGCCCGTCGTAGCGCACCTCTACGAGTACACTACGCAGTGTTGGATCGACAAGAATCTCCAGGTCGTTCCCGGCCGCGACAAGGCTTTCCCCGTGCAGTTAATCTTCTGtctcaaggagaagaacgCGAAGAAGATCAACTCGCATCGCTGGTTCTTCAACGCGTTCGGTGAACACTTGCAGCCCAACGTCTGTGTGCTGCTCGATGCCGGTACCATGCCCGGCGCCCAATCGATCTATCACCTGTGGAAGGCATTTGACAATAACAGGTCGATTGGCGGGGCGTGCGGTGAGATTGTCGCGCTCAAAGGCAAGCTGGGCAGGAACCTCCTCAACCCACTCGTGGCGGCCCAGGACTTCGAGTACAAGATGTccaacatcctcgacaagccACTTGAGTCGGCGTTTGGTTACATCACCGTGTTGCCCGGTGCATTCTCGGCCTACCGCTACGAAGCGTTGCAGAATGACAAAGAGGGGAACGGGCCGCTCGAGAAGTACTTCTACGGTGAGAAGATGCACGACACCAACGCTGGTATCTTCAAGGCCAACATGTACTTGGCCGAGGACCGTATTCTCTGCTGGGAGCTTGTTTCGAAGCGGGGGGCTTCCTGGACGCTTCACTACGTCAAGTCAGCGTCCGCTATTACCGACGTGCCAGACGAAGTGCCCGAGCTCGTGTCTCAGCGTCGCCGCTGGCTGAACGGTTCATTCTTCGCCGCTGTACACTCGATCGCTCACTTCCACTACATCTACCGCTCCTCTCACTCCCCCATGCGCATGTTCTGGCTCCACGTCGAACTGCTCTACCAGGTCATCGCCAACGTGTTTGGGTGGTTTGCCCTTGGCAACTACTACATTGCCTTCATTGTCCTGTCCAAGTCGATGGAGTTCTCGGTCAAGTTGGCCCCCGGTGAGCCAGCGTTCGACGAGTATGGCAACCGCAAAACGAACAAGATCTTCTATTGGATCAACCAACCGCTACAATACCTCTatctcgcgctcctgctTCTCtgcttcctcctctcgctcggCAACCGTCCCGCTGGTTCCAAGAAGGGATACACTATCTCGATGATCGGCTTTGCCCTCATAACGGTGTACATGATCTTCGCAGCTGTGTGGCTTACCGTTGCCGGTATCAACCAGATCACCAAGAACGGCGCGTCAGTTGGCGAGTTAGTGCAGGATACGACCTTCCGCAACATCGTCATGTCGCTGCTAGCCACCTACGGTCTATacgtcgtcgcgtcgcTCCTGGCATTCGACCCGCGGCACATGG TGACGTCGTTTGTCCAGTACCTTTTGCTGGCCCCGTCGTACATTAACGTGCTCAATGTTTATGCGTTTTCGAACGTGCACGACGTGTCGTGGGGAACCAAGGGGTCGGACAAGGTCTCCGAGGACCTTGGTGTAGTCAAGTCGTCTGGCGACAGTGGCGAGGTCACAGTGGACGTGTTCTCAGAACAGAAGGATCTGAACGCGATCTATGAGGCTGAGCTGGCTGTCCTCAGGACACCAGTACCGAAGCAGGTGAAGAAGTCAGGCTccgagcagcagcggcaAGAGGACTATTACAAGAACTTCCGCACCAACGTTCTGCTCTGGTGGACCCTTTCCAACGCGGCGTTGGCCATCGTCATTttgcgcgtcggcgtcgatggACAGTTCAAGATTGCGCAGACGTACATGGCTGTGATGCTGTACACGGTCGCCGGCCTTGCCT TCTTCCGCTTCTTAGGTTTAGTCGTGTATCTCGTCGTGCGGCTGTTCATGATCTAG
- the NBP35 gene encoding uncharacterized protein (Component of the cytosolic iron-sulfur (Fe S) protein assembly (CIA) machinery. Required for maturation of extramitochondrial Fe-S proteins. The NBP35-CFD1 heterotetramer forms a Fe-S scaffold complex, mediating the de novo assembly of an Fe-S cluster and its transfer to target apoproteins), with amino-acid sequence MLSRRTTAVLARAYTTASASTSAEPATPRRRQIIDTGDADLVAPPDPLSNIRPVLYAAKRRRRPSNSPYSAAEFPAEAAGSAAQMRAHELELTFTMHRERVDMGNHRFWAANNADFEAQREERLARLPPASDPPTPEDEARREAALTQFYRDWQIGTRGRQEAWVRTWWRDVWDGIKLQGRVYVAQWRAGLRG; translated from the exons ATGTTAAgcaggaggacgacggctGTGCTAGCGCGCGCATACACGACCGCATCGgcatcgacctcggccgagCCGGCAacaccgcgccgccgtcagATCATCGACACAGGggacgccgacctcgttgCGCC CCCCGACCCACTCTCCAACATCCGTCCCGTGCTGTATGCCGCCaagcgtcgtcgtcgcccgtcAAACTCGCCGTACTCGGCCGCCGAGTTTCCGGCTGAGGCAGCGGGGAGTGCCGCGCAGATGCGCGCgcatgagctcgagctcacgTTTACAATgcaccgcgagcgcgtggaCATGGGGAACCACCGGTTCTGG GCGGCAAACAATGCCGACTTTGAGGCCCAACGCGAAGAGCGGCTCGCGCGTCTTCCACCTGCCAGCGACCCGCCAACAcctgaggacgaggcgcgccgcgAGGCAGCGCTGACCCAGTTCTACCGTGACTGGCAGATCGGCACACGTGGCCGACAGGAGGCATGGGTGCGCACATGGTGGCGCGATGTGTGGGACGGGATCAAGCTCCAGGGGCGCGTGTATGTTGCCCAGTGGCGGGCGGGGCTGCGCGGATAG
- a CDS encoding uncharacterized protein (Type I phosphodiesterase / nucleotide pyrophosphatase), translating to MPVLEDGEPPPRGLGSIALTSRYPHLDSSGLRIRTPSPEPWTPRDEEEEAELLSRGATSRRRKQRLRDRWITVMGFKLPLPLFVMFLLPPILVALSFLFHFPSSLPHGDSLSLLSNGTHEFHATTILLSIDGFRPDYLEHGDLVPNILSMGREGLRAKSMEPIFPTLTFPNHWAMLTGLHAESHGIVANDFWAPDVQGEFSSRNKSSWNPRWWWGEPVWSVAERGGRRSAQMMWPGPPTTAAGITPSFFVEFKHTAPLDKLPELLSYFDKPIDAAPTLILSYLPDVDVAGHAGGPVSTDVEDALRRVDGFVGALRAALLQRNLSDIVDLVVVSDHGMAATSVERLIFLEDLLGEGFNDLEYRDGWPSLGLRFRDQSPVDKYLEMLKTASENGSFSVYTHDTMLERWHFNHGARVAPIYLVPELGWVITDHDELDKNSHNGVMDIKGAHGYDNILPEMQAVFFAEGPWAERVKAVAGTHEDMWETVQPPVLKPFRNLELFNLIMRLQGLERIAPPNNGTDGFWERLVG from the exons ATGCCTGTCCTGGAAGACGGGGAACCACCACCGCGTGGACTTGGGTCCATTGCACTCACATCGAGATACCCGCACCTCGATTCGAGCGGATTACGGATACGTACGCCGTCGCCAGAGCCATGGACTCCACGcgacgaagaagaggaggctgagctCCTCTCTCGCGGGGCaacgtcgcggcggcgaaaGCAGCGGCTGCGAGACAGGTGGATCACAGTTATGGGCTTCAagctcccgctcccactATTCGTCatgttcctcctcccgccgATCCTCGTGGCGTTGtccttcctcttccacTTTCCCTCATCGCTCCCGCACGGCGACAGCCTGTCCCTCCTGTCAAACGGGACGCACGAGTTCCACGCCACGACAATATTGCTATCCATTGACGGCTTTCGGCCCGATTACCTCGAGCACGGTGACCTCGTCCCCAACATTCTCAGCATGGGCCGAGAGGGCCTGCGTGCTAAGAGCATGGAGCCCATCTTCCCCACCCTCACCTTTCCCAATCACTGGGCCATGTTGACCGGGTTACATGCCGAAAGCCACGGGATTGTTGCCAACGACTTTTGGGCGCCGGACGTACAGGGCGAGTTCAGCAGCCGCAATAAGAGCAGCTGGAACccgcggtggtggtggggcgAGCCCGTCTGGAGTGTGGCtgagcgcggcgggcggcggtcTGCGCAGATGATGTGGCCCGGCCCGCCGACAACAGCCGCGGGTATCACACCGAGCTTCTTCGTCGAGTTCAAGCAcaccgcgccgctcgaCAAACTCCCCGAGCTTCTCTCGTATTTCGATAAGCCGATCGACGCGGCGCCTACACTCATCCTGTCGTACTTACCCGACGTCGATGTCGCAGGACACGCTGGTGGTCCTGTGAGTACTGATGTCGAAGACGCGTTGAGGCGCGTGGACGGCTTTgtcggcgcgctgcgcgcggcACTGTTGCAGCGTAACCTCTCTGATATTGTCGACCTGGTTGTCGTATCAGATCATGGTATGGCAGCGACGAGTGTGGAGCGCCTCATTTTCCTCGAggatctcctcggcgaagGGTTTAATGACCTCGAGTATCGCGACGGCTGGCCGTCCCTCGGGCTGCGGTTCCGCGACCAGTCACCCGTGGACAAGTACCTCGAGATGCTGAAGACGGCCTCGGAGAACGGGTCGTTTTCGGTTTACACGCACGACACGATGCTTGAGCGGTGGCATTTCAACcacggcgcgcgcgtcgcccCGATCTACCTCGTACCCGAGCTGGGCTGGGTGATCACGGACCAT gacgagctggacaAGAACAGCCACAACGGTGTGATGGACATCAAGGGTGCGCACGGATACGATAACATCCTCCCAGAGATGCAGGccgtcttcttcgccgAGGGCCCCTGGGCGGAGCGTGTCAAGGCAGTGGCGGGGACGCACGAGGACATGTGGGAGACGGTGCAGCCACCAGTGTTGAAGC CATTCCGCAACCTCGAGTTGTTCAATCTCATCATGCGCCTACAGGGTTTAGAGCGCATCGCGCCACCGAACAATGGGACAGACGGGTTCTGGGAGAGGCTTGTAGGCTAG
- a CDS encoding uncharacterized protein (Per1-like family): MATRTRLASALALFALLALAGPALASSGDRHPSFKLCTSLCELKRCELHHPPLAWHLRALLWTCADDCAYVCGHRLTDEADAGRENYHQFFGKWAFHRIFGIQEPMSVIFSLGNLAVNYRGLLNVTKYVRDDNGLHPWLIVAALVQINTWFWSTIFHMRDLPLTEKLDYFSAMTTVAFMLLYAVIRVFGLQTPKSRSPYCFKVAAAFGVFVLSHFVYVSSLALFPYGYHVGVAMVLGLVSNSLWILWTLSFYIRIPTVKFGNHVLTWPYPYPPRNPQLTARPSQANTPSILVVLTMLAMSLEILDFAPLWRTLDAHSLWHLATIPLGEMWWRFLIKDANDLQVAQGGGRLPLSSASGLKQATD; the protein is encoded by the exons ATGGCAACGCGCACGCGCCTCGCCAGCGCCTTAGCTCTTttcgccctcctcgccctcgctggCCCCGCACtcgcgtcgtcgggcgACCGCCACCCCTCCTTCAAGCTATGTACCTCACTGTGCGAATTAAAGCGGTGTGAGCTTCACCATCCACCACTCGCATGGCATCTTCGCGCACTACTGTGGACATGCGCGGACGACTGCGCGTACGTCTGCGGGCACCGGCTCAcagacgaggccgacgctgGTCGCGAGAACTACCACCAATTCTTTGGCAAATGGGCATTCCACCGCATCTTTGGCATCCAGGAGCCAATGTCTGTCATATTCTCTCTTGGCAACCTCGCTGTCAATTACCgcggcctcctcaacgtcacCAAGTATGTGCGTGACGACAACGGGCTGCACCCGTGGCTCATtgtcgcggcgctcgtccAGATCAATACGTGGTTCTGGAGCACCATCTTCCACATGCGCG ATCTCCCTCTTACCGAGAAACTCGACTATTTCTCGGCCATGACCACTGTAGCATTCATGCTACTGTACGCCGTTATTCGAGTCTTTGGGTTGCAGACACCCAAGTCACGCAGCCCGTACTGCTTCAAGGTCGCCGCGGCGTTTGGAGTCTTTGTCCTCTCGCACTTTGTCTACGTGTCCAGCTTGGCCCTCTTTCCATACGGCTACCACGTTGGTGTAGCGATGgtgctcggcctcgtgTCCAATTCCCTCTGGATCCTCTGGACTTTGTCATTCTACATCCGCATCCCAACCGTCAAGTTTGGCAACCACGTCCTCACATGGCCGTACCCCTACCCCCCACGAAACCCGCAGCTGACCGCGCGCCCCAGCCAGGCCAACACGCCCTCAATCCTTGTCGTGCTCACCATGCTCGCAATGTCGCTCGAGATTCTCGATTTTGCCCCACTCTGGCGTACCCTAGACGCACATTCGCTCTGGCACCTCGCCACGATCCCACTGGGCGAGATGTGGTGGCGCTTCCTcatcaaggacgccaaCGACCTCCAGGTCGCTCAAGGTGGTGGCCGCCTGCCCCTTTCTTCGGCCAGCGGGCTCAAGCAGGCAACGGACTGA
- the ELO2 gene encoding uncharacterized protein (GNS1/SUR4 family), with product MVTIWKEGEGPVITTIKSLWSAANLPAPPKEYVEWIPGQSPLSTPKEVFIALVTYLVVIFGGRELMRNREPFKLRTLFRIHNAFLSAGSLILLIVMMEEVAAFYLRRGFYYSICHPAAFTPTAVTYYMINYYFKYIELIDTVFLFLKKKPLAFLHVFHHSATALLCFTQLEGETSVQWVVIGINLLVHVIMYYYYWATAGGAKIWWKKYLTTMQITQFVIDLFITYYATTNHFFYKYNINLPWVKDCTGGEGAALMGCGLLTSYLFLFIAFYKATYKKKAALAATNGVKKTN from the exons ATGGTCACCATCtggaaggagggcgagggcccCGTCATCACCACCATCAAGTCCCTCTGGTccgccgccaacctccCCGCTCCTCCCAAGGAATATGTCGAATGGATCCCTGGACAGAGCCCTCTTTCCACCCCGAAGGAGGTCTTCATTGCTCTTGTCACctacctcgtcgtcatcttTGGTGGCCGTGAGCTCATGCG CAACCGCGAACCCTTCAAGCTCAGGACGCTCTTCCGCATCCACAACGCGTTCCTCTCTGCTGGATCTCTTATTCTCCTAATCGTCAtgatggaggaggttgcCGCCTTCTACTTGCGCCGTGGCTTCTACTACTCAATCTGCCACCCCGCTGCATTCACCCCCACGGCCGTCACGTACTACATGATCAACTACTACTTCAAGTACATTGAGCTTATCGACACCGTTTTCCTCTTCCTGAAGAAGAAGCCCCTTG CTTTCCTCCACGTCTTCCACCactcggcgacggctcTCCTCTGCTTCACCCAGCTTGAGGGCGAGACCTCGGTCCAGTGGGTCGTCATTGGCATCAACCTCCTCGTTCATGTCATCATGTACTACTACTACTGGGCGACTGCCGGTGGCGCCAAGATCTGG TGGAAGAAGTACCTCACCACCATGCAGATCACTCAGTTCGTGATTGACCTCTTCATCACCTACTACGCCACCACGAACCACTTCTTCTACAAGTACAACATCAACCTCCCCTGGGTCAAGGACTGCACCGGCGGTGAGGGTGCTGCGCTCATGGGCTGCGGTCTCCTCACCTCGtacctcttcctcttcatcgcTTTCTACAAGGCGACTtacaagaagaaggctgcACTGGCCGCCACCAACGGTGTCAAGAAGACCAACTAA